In Cryptomeria japonica chromosome 5, Sugi_1.0, whole genome shotgun sequence, the genomic window tgcgatggaggatatggataggatggtcaagatcaaagatagtaaAGAAGGATGGATGCGTACAGGAGGTGGataaaggataggagatatggatAATGAAGATGGTAGGATAacatggatgaagctttccccctTGTGTAGAGTGCAAAAggggggattacacatgacgcttgttttccaagttttcaccatggtacttacccaaggtgccaaaAGAAGTTGTTTTCACCATtgaatgaaatgatttttctttactttttctgattttttttttcttttctttttttggattttttggattgataaagatgaggataagtggatatggaatatagtggatgtgtgaaggaggaagggaggactcaagaatctagttccatggatcgtgtcccttagtatttctttgaactggaggtatgctcatagatgttggtaaaaataattgtggagatgaaatggataggggatagAAGATAAGGATTttcaaaggattggactaacggaatgggattgtgaaaaatgtatggcggataatggatggggttttgaaaaatttgtggaagatcaacattggcacacaccttgaagggtggtggagtagtggaggagagggttttgaattagatggaggataaagtgtggattttaggacatgaagacccaaaatagaaggggatgatggagttgggatggtggattttgggacataaggacccaaaatggattttgaagatggaagagtgttagatggaggattggaggacttatgaatagatggagcttttggattagcaagttctCAAGACAATTTTGACTATTCTACTTCTAAAAGTATCTTAGGAGTCCacatagtttttttattttttcttttgctgcctttgcggccttttggattgtcctttctttcagatcatatttttcttttgagcatttcgttttgaggggacatgttgatcctttgatttttgtggattttgagctttatgatttttagattggacatccaaattgcttccaatagcaatgggatgggtgcatgaggatgaagggttGATGGATTTCATGGATGGGATGCTGGAGGGATAATGTTGCAAGGGATTCAAGGATGTATGTTGTTGTTGATCTCTCTtagggatagtggatggagggatgtaaggacccaaaatggatgaaaagaatggaggattgagCATTGGAACATAGGGGTTACatagtctctctctttccttcctatgatgggttattgattggatttttgtgatggatgtagttcttgggTGTATTAGTGTTGATACTCTCATCCTATCTCTCATTCACTTTTTTGGAGTGAATTTTATcacatgaggttttctccttttgtctatttgtaagagattagttgcatgattagttgtacatgggtacctaacatgtccTAGTTTCCATAACCCATCATcatatcatatgttgcatcttcATATTGGTATTGCATCATTTACATAATAATTtgtctccctaagttgcacttaaggggtgtGTAGGTGTGAATAAGGAAATGTCCCAACTAGTTATTAGTTAGCACCTATTCACACATGGTAGGTTTACTTATGATAGCTTAGTTGCAACATGGAATtgtcatttaatattgttcatgttgGTTATCTTAGGTAtcattctagatagagatgagttGGAGCTCATTATTTAATATTAGTTTTATAATGCATCATGCATTGAattttgtatcaagggtagttaTAACTATCTTATCatctcttgcctatataagcaaggttCATTTATACATTGTATCATATTAATTTCATCTCATATCATTTcaatctccattgttcattcttgctcatgtttgattgtggttggTTTGTTTCTTAGCCAATCCCTTGAACTGCAGCCATTTTCATGATGAGCTCATAATATTTCTTGCTCATGTTTGATTGTAGATGCTTAGACAAGGGACCAGAATAGTTTTATAGTTGTATCCGCTGCTCTGCAGGCTTTGTCGATGCTTCCTCAATGAAAGTTTTATATCcttaatgtttttatggatgtccATAACCTGTTCCAAGCTTCCATATTGGCGCGGCAGGTTGCTGCAAAAGTTATAGAATTTGGCTTTATACTCGccagttgcatttgcttgaaaatttctcAAGCTCTTTCATCAAACGGTTTTTATGCCTTTCTTGCAATCATCTGTAAAATTTTCTGCAtagctagaaaacaaaagaaaaaaacttGCAGGTGAAATCAAACTGAATAAAATAAAAATCTGAATGTCATTAAAAATCTGTAATTATCTGAATGCAAAGAGCTGAAATTACAATGACGAGAAGAGTCGGTAAAAACAATGCACTCTTTGGTTAGGCTTAGTTTCGAGCATGCAAATTTAAGTTTGTATGGTAGCTATTATGCTGCTATTTCTTTCACCTATTAAGAGTTAGAGCTATTAAGAGTAATTAATAAACAAATGAAGAAATATTGATTAACCCTATCCCACCATAAGTATTGGAAGTACATACGAAGGAAATTTTTGGAGGGGATCAATTTAACTCTTTAGATAAAAATCGTGTagatcatttaaatcatttaaattattttttaaatgattaaaatcttttttatatttttggtTATTTATTATTATACATCAATAATATTTAGTATGTCATGATTGAGTCTTAAGTTGACCTGGGCCTCCTTGAAAGTAATACATGTAATAGATGGATTGTAATGACAAATCGTAGTCTTTGAATTgcgaattaatgaattaattaatttatttattttataaataagtAGTAAAATTTTTTTGATATATTTCCAGTAATATTGGAAAATATTGAACAAATAAAATTGGAATATTTCTTAAACTTATTCTTTAAATTAATAGTTCAAATATTAAAGTTGTCcttaaatctaatttatttttagaCTATGGTGATATCAAAATTTTCTATTATGTATATTACAATAAGGCAAAGGAGCTAAAAAAATTGTCAATAAGGCATTGTAAGATTACATATTTATTATATACTATAACCATTATCAAAGTTGATTTCCATACAAAGGCTTAGACTAagtaaataaaaaatttcttttgtATCCATGTTGGGCTATTAGATTCTCCAATagataacaataaaaaaaataccaAGGATTAAATTAGTTTTCCTCAATCTAGATTTAGTTCATTAATGGATACCACAATTTATTTGGTAAGATGACCTAATTGGTTAAATCCTCATAGAGATAGATAATATCTCTTAAAACACAATATATATTTATACTAAAGTTAAAATAAAAAAGGTTTAGATGGAATAAAATAAGAGCTTAAAATATTTTGTGATACCTTCAAATCTACATTCGAACAAACAAGATTAAACAATCAACAAGGTGCAAGTTCTCAATTATTCATTTAGCTCAATTGAATGAATTGTGATATAATCCTTAGAGCATAACTATAGGTTTGTAGAAGTGAACCTTGTCATAGCACTAATTTAGAACTCAAAGGGGGATGAAATGTTCAATAATCTCCACCTTGTCATGTGATGCCTCTTGAGTTGTATGGGTACATATATCCCATCATAAATGGTGACCCTGTCTTCAAGTTAAAATCCACCATAGTAGGATTCTCAAGATGACAATTTGGTCTTAAGAAACCTAGTTAGTTGATTTGCGAGTATCCATGGTGTTCACAtaatattaaaatttgaatttaaaatattctTCTTCGAATTTAAAATATTCCTTTTTGGGTGTCGGGAATGGGAGTCACAACTTTCCTTGACTCAAAATAATTtcctttatttaaaaaatttaaaaatgagcCCCCAAGAATGATTTATTCGGAAGTTTCTATTTTGGGGTCCAATTGAGTGGAGTTTAAAAAGCATCTAgaagttttgaaggaaatttctaaGTTAGGAAGATGTCTTTCCCTTGTTTGGGCATGATTTTTGGGAAAGTTTCCAAATTGGAGTTTTGGTCACTATGATGGTTAAAAGAAAAGTTTCAACATTAATTTGAGGACCccacctttttttttttgtttttttggaattttgaacaaggagaagaagaagaacaagataaCCATGAATGTTTCAAGATGTATTAGGAGAAGAAGAGTTGAAGTTGAAAATATTGGGCAACGAAAGACCTCAAGTTTGTTTGTAGGTGAAGCTaccattaaaattaatttttgtcatCTCCAAAAGTGAAGAAATAATTGATGTAATGCAAACCATGTTGTTATAACTTGTGGTTCTTCAAACACATTTTGATGTAAGGTTGATTTAAGGTCATTTCCTTCAATTTGAATAGAATATTTAGAACTTATTATTTTAAGTTGTTTGTTGATTTGGAATTTTTTTAATTCATGataatttttaatttggatttATTAGAGTGGGAGTTTCTAAGTGTGCAAGTAGAGCATCAAATGTGAGGTAATTTGTACCAAGACCTAAGGGTGGAATGTGTGAGTTTTGTTGCATGTGTGTGTGCAACAGTCAAGAAGAAATTTTCAAAGTGTTTAAGGACATTAGGTTCCTTTGATTGTAAACAGATAATTCAAGGATGTATATTACAATAATATTTGTGAATTTTGTAAGAGGATTTTGTAAAATAATCGCCAAATGGGATGTAGTTTACATGTGTAAAACTTGAGgtctttttttataattaaatttagtttctGATGTGGGAGCATTCATGGTGAATATAAGATTCAAATTTGAAATATTCCTTTTTTGGGCATGGGAAATGGGAGTCATAACTTGCCTTGACTCAAAATGCTTTCATTGATTTTGAAAATTTAATAATGGGCACCCAAGAATGAGTTATTACGCATTTTTTATTTTGGGGAACTATTGAGTGGATTTGACAAAGCATCTACAAGATTTGAAGGAAATTTCTAAGTTGGGAAGACGTTTTTCCCTTGTTCGGGCATGATTTTTGGGACATTTTTCAAGTTGGGGTTTTGGTAACTATGATGGAAAATGTAATGTTAGTTTTATTTTAATCACCCAACATAAAATAAAGCAGAACgggagattatatatatatatatatatattttagatataagtaATTTTTAGTCTTAGAATTGAGTCCAAGATATATTAATTTTAGGCATATCCAACTTTAGCGCAAATATATGTATTTTAGAATTTTGTAAGAAATTGACCCTAATCTAGAGTTTTCAACCACTTAAGAGGGGAGGAGAGGGAAAAATAACCATTTTCATCCAATATCAATGAAGCATTATTTTTGTATGATGGTCAATTTCCTTATGAAATCATTCTTATTAGAATAAGAATCATGATAACTTTGACTATGTATGTTTCATGGATGATTCAAATCAAGATTAATTGTTTAATTTAGATATAAAGCATATTTCACTTGTAGACATGATTTAAAGACAATTTTTAGTCACATACAACTTTATGAGAAGGGAATTTTTTAAAGCTTATAGAATTGAAAAAATAATTGCTTTAGATATAGAACAGGATATGGAATGCCTAGCAATGAAACATACTATTTCAACAACAATCAATTATTATGTTATAAATGAGAAATCATATAATCAATGAAAggatatgtctcaaaggaaagatcaaacaaaataatattgaatttAACATTAAATATCAATACAAACTTATTATATATGCTAAAAACTACTTTCCACATTGTAAACACAATTTGTTTTAGCTACAAATAATCTATAACTCCCATAAAatctataatataatataaataaatctacaagctttatttttattgatttgttCTTAGAACAGTTGGACACAATAGAACCTCATTCGTGAAGGACCGCAATAGCTAAATTATTGTACTTCCTTCTAGGAGAGATgcaaaaatatatttcaaaaataGTATATTAGAAGATTTGTAGAGACATTAGAAAATAGGTTTCTCACAACCATGTAATTAAAGACAATATCCTACTTAAATCATACTAGCCGAGATAACATGACTAATCTCCCCTAACTTGAAGCTTGATAGGTAATCCTTCACCAGGAACCGGAAGGGACTCACAAATTATTTTCTTGTTAGGATTTATCATAGACCAGTTATATTTGGATATCAAATTATGCACAAATATCTCTGCTTGCATCCTCGCAAAATCATATCCCACACAAAGTCTAGCACCTCCTCCAAATGGTATAATATAAGGTGGAGATTTATTATCAAAATGAGCTGGATCAAATTTATCCGGCACTTTGAAAACTTCTCCACTGAAATGAGTAGTGCTAGTCTCCCAAAATAACTGTCAAAATACAATTTGATCCAATATATTTTTGATTAAATTATAATAACCATTATCATATAACAAATAGACAACCATATAAGAAAATAACTTAAACattatgtttactataaacaataTATTGAATATTTTATCAGTAGATAAATTCATAATATATTGATGCAACAACGATGAGCACACATTTGACATTAATTAGTTGATTAATAAACATGGTCGTGAAATGATAGACAATATGCAACGTGAAGCTTTATATCCCTATTCCATGGAGGAAAAAGTTAGCATACCTGCCAGCCTTTAGGAATAGTATAACCATTATATTGGACGTCTTGAACTGTCACTCTGAATCCACCAACACCTGGAGGTACCATACGTAAAGTTTCATAAACAACCTTCTGTATGTATTCCATTTTTTTAATATCCTCCCATGCCAGCGGTTCATTTGGTTGCTTTGCTGCTCGAATCGCTGTTTGTTCTGTGTCACAACAGCATCATATTGTTGACAATTAGATTCAATCCTTTAATCACTATAGAATGAAACACATGAAAAGAAGTAAGTACCTTGGAGTACGATGTTGTACACATGAGGATTGAGACACAACATTCTAACAAGCTGGGTTAAAAGAACAGCAGTAGTATCATGACCTCCTATCATGAGCACGATCAAATTGTCGATGATCTCCTGATCAGTTAGTGACTTATTAATGTCATCCTTCATAGTTATCAACCATGACATTAAATCTTGGTCTGGCATAGCCTTTCCCTCTGCAATCTCCCTCCTCCTCAAATTCAACAGGGAAGAAAGTCTCTTGACTACACGAGCACGAGCTCTTAAGCCTTTGTTGAAAGTGGTTCCTGGGAAATTGAAAGGAAGAGACCAGATTGCCTTCATGAGTGTAATAGATTCGGTATTAAGAATTTCCTTCTCTTTAGGGTCTTTCAAACCGAAGAGCAAATCAGAGGCAACATAGAAAGTAAGTTGCTTGAGCAAGTGATAAGCAAATAAACTTTCTCTTCCTTCCCAATTCTCTACAAAGTGCTCCAGAACAACCGACTCCATTCTGGCAACACATCTTTGTAAAGCTTCTGGCAACACATGCGTTTATGCTCCTCTCCAAACAGCTCAGTGATATTTTTAAAGCCAAATATCCTCCTAAAAGTTGTGGGCTGGCTGTTAATGATAGTGTGGTAGTCATTCTGTAAGAGAAAACGGTTGCCCGCTTGGCCAGTGAGGACAACCGTTGGGCAGCCCATCAAGGAAGTCTTAAAAACGGGGCCATGTTTTTAAGAATCCAATGGTCTCTTCAATCCAAGGGTGCTTCCTCCATTATATAAGAAAACCTTTGCAACAAACAGAAACATCACTGAAGCAAAAACAACAGATAAAACCATGGTCAGGAATGGAGGGGTGGAGTGTTGAACATCCATGAGAACCTTAGCTATCACTAAAAAGTTCATGTTATACCAAAAAAAACTCTCAATAATCTCTTTAATGAATGGATGGAAGTAATGAGGACACGGCTTTATAGGCTTAAATAAGCAATCCATTCATATTCGAATCTCCATATATTCTTCTCATTTTGTCCCATTGATcaagattttaatttttaaataatgacAGTTCTGGCAATATGCAATAATTCTATTTCTGAATGGTTAAACGTAATGACAGTTTTGACAATATGCAATAATTCTCTTTCTGAATGGTTATACGTCCTATTCTTCTGGTTGAAAAAGAGCCCTTCAAAAAAGTCATCCTACATCATCCTGTTGTTGATGGCCATTTAATTCATCCTACAGAAATTAGTCTGTTTATAGTTATTATTGGTGAAGAATTTGAATTGCTCTGTTTCCATTTCTCTTTCAAATATTTATCAGCTGTTGACTTCTTTTAATTTTAACATAGTTGTGATATTTCTTGATTTAAAAAAGGAAAGCTTATATCATATAATTGCTATGTTCAGAGAGATTATGCGTCAAATATTCTCATATAAATGAGGAGACTTTTGGGAAGGATGAGATCAttctatttttaattattttttattgttctACAATCATCATTTGCTATTATAAAATCTTCTTTTGAAAGGtttctatattttttattattattaatatatatattttttcaataaaaaaatatttggtGCCACAGAACATGTGGATTCTAAGAATTGAATAGTACTCCCATATTTGAAGGACCACTCTTTCAATTTCATAGAACATATGGATTCTAAGATTTGCTCCCATAGAATATGTGGATTCTAAGATTTGAATAATACTATCACATTAGAAGAACTCTTTTAATTTGGTTGTTATTAGTTATTAAAGCTAGATGTTAGTGTATTCCTAATGcgacaaataatgtggctgaaattCATGCGCTATATGTTGGGCTTGATTTGCGAATTTCATTAAATCTTAAAGATGTtgtgattgaaggagattctttAGTTATCTTTTATGCGGTTACTAATTGAACTTGTAATTCTTAGCATCTACAATACTGGTTGGATAAGGTTTTGTTGCAGATTAAGTTCTTTaactctttctctatttctcattgttACAGAGAGGCTAATTATGTCACTGGTTTTTTGGCAAATAAGGCTTTAAATGAGAATATCCAAAATTTGGTTGATGTTGATGAGAGTTGTCTGCCTCCTTTGCCTTCAAAGTCTTAAGATCTCCTTTCGGTCATACTCTTTTGCTTTGCCTCAACCTTGCATTTTGTTTGGAATTGTTAACATGTATGCAGTTTAGTGCGATGGGGTATGGGGCCTTTCCGGCCACTTTACTTCACCACATTAAATTtgcatgcttgttcataatttcaaAGGATGTGCTAGCTAGTGTCTAGCTCTTGAGTTGATTCGATATGGGAAATTGTTCTGATTGCTTTTTCTTATTTGCGTTATCATAAAGTCTTTCCTGGAATGCTTGCACGACATCTTTGCTAATATGTATGGTTTAATGATTATAGTCCTCAGCAGTGGCGGCTTGCACGTCTGTTATTTGGCATTGCTTATGTTTATTGTCCTCTGATGTGGGGACTTGTGTGTGCTTGTTGGAACGGTGTTGGGGACATGGCTCATGTGAACATCTTTCAATGGCTATGGGAGTTATGCGGAGTTATGCTTGCTCATTAATGATGCTTATTGATTTTTTTCCTCTGATGT contains:
- the LOC131072733 gene encoding cytochrome P450 716B1-like, whose protein sequence is MESVVLEHFVENWEGRESLFAYHLLKQLTFYVASDLLFGLKDPKEKEILNTESITLMKAIWSLPFNFPGTTFNKGLRARARVVKRLSSLLNLRRREIAEGKAMPDQDLMSWLITMKDDINKSLTDQEIIDNLIVLMIGGHDTTAVLLTQLVRMLCLNPHVYNIVLQEQTAIRAAKQPNEPLAWEDIKKMEYIQKVVYETLRMVPPGVGGFRVTVQDVQYNGYTIPKGWQLFWETSTTHFSGEVFKVPDKFDPAHFDNKSPPYIIPFGGGARLCVGYDFARMQAEIFVHNLISKYNWSMINPNKKIICESLPVPGEGLPIKLQVRGD